In Bradysia coprophila strain Holo2 unplaced genomic scaffold, BU_Bcop_v1 contig_339, whole genome shotgun sequence, a genomic segment contains:
- the LOC119079815 gene encoding serine protease inhibitor I/II-like isoform X2, which yields MGFTKVFLTVLSTLMIFHFCAGANLRLKRSEGGVTDSNLDANGRCITARNWKQECNDCWCVENGVPACTLKGCIQAPVPIESHTEDSANMERCVPGSQWKEDCNSCWCTDNGLSICTKIGCVRL from the exons ATGGGTTTTACAAAGGTTTTTCTAACTGTGCTATCTACACTGATGATCTTTCATTTCTGTG CTGGCGCAAACCTACGATTGAAACGATCGGAAGGTGGTGTAACCGATTCAAACCTCGATGCGAACGGTCGGTGCATAACAGCGAGAAATTGGAAGCAGGAATGCAATGACTGTTGGTGCGTAGAAAATGGCGTTCCGGCTTGTACGCTAAAGGGTTGCATTCAGGCACCTGTACCGATAGAATCGCATACGGAAG attctGCTAACATGGAAAGATGTGTGCCTGGTTCGCAGTGGAAAGAAGATTGCAATTCATGTTGGTGCACTGACAATGGTTTATCTATTTGCACCAAAATCGGTTGTGTACGTTTGTAG
- the LOC119079815 gene encoding serine protease inhibitor I/II-like isoform X1, with protein sequence MGFTKVFLTVLSTLMIFHFCAGANLRLKRSEGGVTDSNLDANGRCITARNWKQECNDCWCVENGVPACTLKGCIQAPVPIESHTEDNSANMERCVPGSQWKEDCNSCWCTDNGLSICTKIGCVRL encoded by the exons ATGGGTTTTACAAAGGTTTTTCTAACTGTGCTATCTACACTGATGATCTTTCATTTCTGTG CTGGCGCAAACCTACGATTGAAACGATCGGAAGGTGGTGTAACCGATTCAAACCTCGATGCGAACGGTCGGTGCATAACAGCGAGAAATTGGAAGCAGGAATGCAATGACTGTTGGTGCGTAGAAAATGGCGTTCCGGCTTGTACGCTAAAGGGTTGCATTCAGGCACCTGTACCGATAGAATCGCATACGGAAGATA attctGCTAACATGGAAAGATGTGTGCCTGGTTCGCAGTGGAAAGAAGATTGCAATTCATGTTGGTGCACTGACAATGGTTTATCTATTTGCACCAAAATCGGTTGTGTACGTTTGTAG
- the LOC119079799 gene encoding uncharacterized protein LOC119079799 isoform X2, with product MSSTSEDNQNKETPNLATGTSTAHIATAASSSSTAYPLTSTTAYQSNVPEVTGTSTTDISTVASSTSSAFPRIPRTANQNSDVTATGTSSADISTVASSSSSAFARIPRTANQNSDVRATGTSTADISSAASSSSSSLHQLIIAYQQNYASLSQSLFTAGMPQTVNFPLQKRQKVDRMKIHLPLPAKNSVSATIPFPPNWHEHMHYVSQSLAPYQLYPINSMTDEFQKLAELLHPLHINSIDQIVNPKVWNRFVNGRKEMLKAKCNDPMLLRQLGLTDAEIAKKKQSLNFFRHKALDAAPYNDNFVLLFHCTRNPENIEFIQRDGFDERMSRGGMLGKGIYFSDNFKRSIRYDGCGGVLFICGVLLGDCVSNPEIVTTSLMKEPEKLQAERRYIDDNYFDSVNGILMTGSVQATDQYTVYNRYQCCPMYKVNYRPKITADATVIRPPFVWPAENEPYPLSDNSSWAFHAKTIFDAMNGCGQIPPIWLSIPVAQESLDEKLEIIKNLGYTDAELNLKTLKENNFETKPTVDVLLQRNIDEALKLQRKADAGNTNESESETEGSSYHSSTDDDGEGSSYHTSTDEDNPKPSTSKTHRLRKKSVPSTDKDCSICYNSYAKKSNNWKKIPQCDHKLCMDCYKKIEITRKTMTGAEHTFLKCPFCLITSGIEIGICPNGEMTERLISTHCDGYEDCDTIMITYTVKTPFDSSTYPDMPPQSLVGAHHAVRRIAYLPNNKEGQKIFYLLRIAWNRRIIFTIGTSLSTGRQNALVWNIHHKTSQKGGVSCHGYPDATYLDRVRAELKGFGIE from the exons ATGTCTTCAACTTCAGAAGACAACCAAAACAAGGAAACGCCTAACTTAGCCACAGGCACTTCTACTGCACACATTGCTACAGCTGCAAGCTCCTCCTCAACAGCTTATCCACTCACTTCTACAACTGCTTACCAAAGCAATGTCCCGGAGGTTACAGGCACTTCAACTACAGACATTTCTACAGTGGCAAGCTCCACTTCATCTGCTTTTCCACGCATTCCTAGAACTGCTAATCAAAACAGTGATGTGACGGCTACAGGCACTTCATCTGCAGACATTTCTACAGTGGCAAGCTCCTCTTCATCTGCTTTTGCACGGATTCCTAGAACTGCTAATCAAAACAGTG atgtgaGGGCTACAGGCACTTCAACTGCAGACATTTCCTCAGCTGCAAGCTCCTCTTCATCATCTCTTCATCAGCTCATCATAgcatatcaacaaaattatgcTAGCTTAAGTCAGTCTTTATTTACAGCTGGCATG CCACAAACTGTGAATTTTCCATTGCAAAAGCGCCAAAAAGTCGATCGtatgaaaatacatttaccATTGCCCGCAAAGAATTCAGTCAGTGCCACTATACCATTTCCTCCCAACTGGCACGAGCATATGCATTATGTATCTCAATCATTAGCTCCATACCAACTTTATCCGATTAATTCGATGACcgatgaatttcaaaaattggcTGAACTGTTGCATCCACTTCATATCAATAGTATTGATCAAATCGTTAATCCTAAAGTTTGGAATCGCTTCGTAAATGGAAGAAAGGAAATGCTCAAGGCAAAGTGCAATGATCCGATGCTACTGAGACAACTCGGTCTAACCGACGCagaaattgcgaaaaagaaACAGTCACTGAATTTCTTTCGCCACAAGGCTTTGGATGCTGCACCATATAACGACAATTTTGTTCTTCTTTTCCATTGTACAAGAAATCCggaaaacattgaatttatcCAACGTGACGGTTTCGACGAAAGAATGAGCCGAGGTGGAATGCTGGGCAAAGGGATTTACTTTTCTGACAATTTCAAGAGATCAATTCGTTATGACGGGTGTGGTGGTGTTCTCTTCATCTGTGGAGTGTTACTCGGAGATTGTGTATCGAACCCGGAAATTGTCACTACATCGTTAATGAAAGAACCGGAAAAATTGCAAGCCGAACGACGGTATATCGACGACAATTATTTCGATTCAGTGAATGGAATATTAATGACGGGGTCAGTACAAGCCACGGACCAATATACAGTCTACAACAG ATATCAATGCTGTCCGATGTACAAGGTGAATTATCGCCCGAAGATAACAGCTGATGCTACTGTAATTAGACCACCGTTCGTTTGGCCAGCCGAAAATGAGCCCTATCCATTATCAGATAACTCATCGTGGGCGTTTCAtgccaaaacaatttttgacgCAATGAATGGATGTGGGCAAATTCCGCCAATTTGGCTTTCCATTCCAGTCGCTCAAGAGTCGCTCGATGAGAAGTTGGAAATCATAAAAAACCTTGGTTACACCGACgctgaattgaatttaaaaactttgaaggaaaacaatttcgaaaCGAAGCCGACAGTGGACGTACTCTTACAACGAAATATCGATGAAGCTCTGAAATTGCAAAGAAAAGCTGATGCAGGAAACACAAATGAATCGGAATCGGAAACCGAAGGATCCTCATACCATTCGTCGACTGATGATGATGGTGAGGGATCGTCATACCACACTTCGACCGATGAAGATAATCCAAAGCCATCAACATCGAAAACTCATCGATTGCGAAAGAAATCGGTACCGTCAACCGATAAGGATTGTTCAATTTGCTACAACTCATATGCTAAAAAGTCCAACAATTGGAAGAAAATCCCACAATGTGACCACAAGCTGTGTATggattgttacaaaaaaattgaaattactcGAAAAACAATGACCGGTGCTGAGCACACCTTTCTAAAATGTCCCTTTTGCCTTATCACATCTGGCATTGAAATTGGAATATGCCCGAATGGAGAGATGACTGAAAGACTGATTTCGACACATTGTGACGGCTATGAGGATTGTGACACCATAATGATCACATACACGGTGAAAACACCTTTTGACTCATCTACATATCCAGACATGCCTCCACAGTCATTGGTAGGCGCACATCACGCCGTTCGAAGAATCGCATACCTACCAAACAATAAAGAAGGacagaaaattttctatcttttACGTATCGCATGGAATCGACGTATTATCTTTACGATCGGTACGAGTCTGTCGACTGGTCGTCAAAATGCATTGGTGTGGAATATTCATCATAAAACCTCGCAGAAGGGTGGTGTTTCTTGTCATGGATATCCCGATGCCACCTATTTGGATAGAGTCAGAGCAGAGTTAAAAGGTTTCGGAATCGAATGA
- the LOC119079799 gene encoding uncharacterized protein LOC119079799 isoform X1: MSSTSEDNQNKETPNLATGTSTAHIATAASSSSTAYPLTSTTAYQSNVPEVTGTSTTDISTVASSTSSAFPRIPRTANQNSDVTATGTSSADISTVASSSSSAFARIPRTANQNSDVRVTGPSTADISTATSSSSSAYALTSTTAYQSNDAAATGTSTADISSAASSSSSSLHQLIIAYQQNYASLSQSLFTAGMPQTVNFPLQKRQKVDRMKIHLPLPAKNSVSATIPFPPNWHEHMHYVSQSLAPYQLYPINSMTDEFQKLAELLHPLHINSIDQIVNPKVWNRFVNGRKEMLKAKCNDPMLLRQLGLTDAEIAKKKQSLNFFRHKALDAAPYNDNFVLLFHCTRNPENIEFIQRDGFDERMSRGGMLGKGIYFSDNFKRSIRYDGCGGVLFICGVLLGDCVSNPEIVTTSLMKEPEKLQAERRYIDDNYFDSVNGILMTGSVQATDQYTVYNRYQCCPMYKVNYRPKITADATVIRPPFVWPAENEPYPLSDNSSWAFHAKTIFDAMNGCGQIPPIWLSIPVAQESLDEKLEIIKNLGYTDAELNLKTLKENNFETKPTVDVLLQRNIDEALKLQRKADAGNTNESESETEGSSYHSSTDDDGEGSSYHTSTDEDNPKPSTSKTHRLRKKSVPSTDKDCSICYNSYAKKSNNWKKIPQCDHKLCMDCYKKIEITRKTMTGAEHTFLKCPFCLITSGIEIGICPNGEMTERLISTHCDGYEDCDTIMITYTVKTPFDSSTYPDMPPQSLVGAHHAVRRIAYLPNNKEGQKIFYLLRIAWNRRIIFTIGTSLSTGRQNALVWNIHHKTSQKGGVSCHGYPDATYLDRVRAELKGFGIE; this comes from the exons ATGTCTTCAACTTCAGAAGACAACCAAAACAAGGAAACGCCTAACTTAGCCACAGGCACTTCTACTGCACACATTGCTACAGCTGCAAGCTCCTCCTCAACAGCTTATCCACTCACTTCTACAACTGCTTACCAAAGCAATGTCCCGGAGGTTACAGGCACTTCAACTACAGACATTTCTACAGTGGCAAGCTCCACTTCATCTGCTTTTCCACGCATTCCTAGAACTGCTAATCAAAACAGTGATGTGACGGCTACAGGCACTTCATCTGCAGACATTTCTACAGTGGCAAGCTCCTCTTCATCTGCTTTTGCACGGATTCCTAGAACTGCTAATCAAAACAGTGATGTGAGGGTTACGGGCCCTTCAACTGCAGACATTTCTACAGCTACAAGCTCCTCCTCATCAGCTTATGCACTCACTTCTACAACTGCTTACCAAAGCAATGATGCGGC GGCTACAGGCACTTCAACTGCAGACATTTCCTCAGCTGCAAGCTCCTCTTCATCATCTCTTCATCAGCTCATCATAgcatatcaacaaaattatgcTAGCTTAAGTCAGTCTTTATTTACAGCTGGCATG CCACAAACTGTGAATTTTCCATTGCAAAAGCGCCAAAAAGTCGATCGtatgaaaatacatttaccATTGCCCGCAAAGAATTCAGTCAGTGCCACTATACCATTTCCTCCCAACTGGCACGAGCATATGCATTATGTATCTCAATCATTAGCTCCATACCAACTTTATCCGATTAATTCGATGACcgatgaatttcaaaaattggcTGAACTGTTGCATCCACTTCATATCAATAGTATTGATCAAATCGTTAATCCTAAAGTTTGGAATCGCTTCGTAAATGGAAGAAAGGAAATGCTCAAGGCAAAGTGCAATGATCCGATGCTACTGAGACAACTCGGTCTAACCGACGCagaaattgcgaaaaagaaACAGTCACTGAATTTCTTTCGCCACAAGGCTTTGGATGCTGCACCATATAACGACAATTTTGTTCTTCTTTTCCATTGTACAAGAAATCCggaaaacattgaatttatcCAACGTGACGGTTTCGACGAAAGAATGAGCCGAGGTGGAATGCTGGGCAAAGGGATTTACTTTTCTGACAATTTCAAGAGATCAATTCGTTATGACGGGTGTGGTGGTGTTCTCTTCATCTGTGGAGTGTTACTCGGAGATTGTGTATCGAACCCGGAAATTGTCACTACATCGTTAATGAAAGAACCGGAAAAATTGCAAGCCGAACGACGGTATATCGACGACAATTATTTCGATTCAGTGAATGGAATATTAATGACGGGGTCAGTACAAGCCACGGACCAATATACAGTCTACAACAG ATATCAATGCTGTCCGATGTACAAGGTGAATTATCGCCCGAAGATAACAGCTGATGCTACTGTAATTAGACCACCGTTCGTTTGGCCAGCCGAAAATGAGCCCTATCCATTATCAGATAACTCATCGTGGGCGTTTCAtgccaaaacaatttttgacgCAATGAATGGATGTGGGCAAATTCCGCCAATTTGGCTTTCCATTCCAGTCGCTCAAGAGTCGCTCGATGAGAAGTTGGAAATCATAAAAAACCTTGGTTACACCGACgctgaattgaatttaaaaactttgaaggaaaacaatttcgaaaCGAAGCCGACAGTGGACGTACTCTTACAACGAAATATCGATGAAGCTCTGAAATTGCAAAGAAAAGCTGATGCAGGAAACACAAATGAATCGGAATCGGAAACCGAAGGATCCTCATACCATTCGTCGACTGATGATGATGGTGAGGGATCGTCATACCACACTTCGACCGATGAAGATAATCCAAAGCCATCAACATCGAAAACTCATCGATTGCGAAAGAAATCGGTACCGTCAACCGATAAGGATTGTTCAATTTGCTACAACTCATATGCTAAAAAGTCCAACAATTGGAAGAAAATCCCACAATGTGACCACAAGCTGTGTATggattgttacaaaaaaattgaaattactcGAAAAACAATGACCGGTGCTGAGCACACCTTTCTAAAATGTCCCTTTTGCCTTATCACATCTGGCATTGAAATTGGAATATGCCCGAATGGAGAGATGACTGAAAGACTGATTTCGACACATTGTGACGGCTATGAGGATTGTGACACCATAATGATCACATACACGGTGAAAACACCTTTTGACTCATCTACATATCCAGACATGCCTCCACAGTCATTGGTAGGCGCACATCACGCCGTTCGAAGAATCGCATACCTACCAAACAATAAAGAAGGacagaaaattttctatcttttACGTATCGCATGGAATCGACGTATTATCTTTACGATCGGTACGAGTCTGTCGACTGGTCGTCAAAATGCATTGGTGTGGAATATTCATCATAAAACCTCGCAGAAGGGTGGTGTTTCTTGTCATGGATATCCCGATGCCACCTATTTGGATAGAGTCAGAGCAGAGTTAAAAGGTTTCGGAATCGAATGA